One stretch of Longimicrobiaceae bacterium DNA includes these proteins:
- a CDS encoding MaoC family dehydratase — protein MRFEELQVGQSATMSKTVTEADVVLFAGVTGDFNPAHLDQVYAERSRFGGRIAHGMLSAGFISAVLAMRLPGPGTIYLSQSLRFLRPVRIGDTVTARAEVAELLPAKRRVRLLTTCANQQGEGVVEGEALVMVPEEEA, from the coding sequence ATGCGCTTCGAGGAACTGCAGGTCGGCCAGTCGGCCACGATGTCGAAGACGGTCACCGAGGCCGACGTGGTCCTCTTCGCCGGGGTGACCGGCGACTTCAACCCCGCGCACCTGGACCAGGTCTACGCGGAGCGGTCCCGCTTCGGGGGGCGCATCGCGCACGGGATGCTGAGCGCCGGCTTCATCTCCGCCGTGCTGGCGATGCGGCTCCCCGGGCCGGGGACCATCTACCTGTCGCAGTCGCTCCGCTTCCTCCGCCCGGTGCGCATCGGCGACACGGTGACGGCCCGCGCGGAGGTGGCGGAGCTCCTGCCCGCGAAGCGCCGCGTCCGCCTGCTCACCACCTGCGCCAACCAGCAGGGCGAGGGCGTGGTGGAGGGCGAAGCGCTGGTGATGGTCCCGGAGGAGGAAGCATGA